GGGCGGGACCGGCACCGGGACGGCCCGGCGCGGACCACGCCGCTCCATCCGCCGATCCGGGGGCGGATCCCTCGGCGGACCCGCTGGCCGGGGCGCTGGCCGAGGTCGCGGCGAGCGGGATCAGCGCCGCGCTCACGCAGCAGGTGGAACGGCTCCTCGCCGGGGGCCGTCCGGGGCGCGAGGCGCTGGTGGCGGCCTGCGTCGACTACCGTGACCAGCTCGCCGAGCGGCACCCCCGGCTGGCCGGGACGCTGCTGGAGGCGCTGAACCGCGCGGGGATCCGGGAGATCGTCGCCGACGGGCGGCGCTTCGACCCGCGCCTGCACGAGGCGGCCGGCACCGAGCCGGCCGGACGCCCCGAGCTGCACGACATCGTGGCCGAGACCGTCAGGCGGGGGTACGCCGACGGCGAGCGCGTGATCCGCGTGCCGCGGGTCGTCGTCTACCGCCACGGCTCGCCGGACCCCGGAGCGGAGCGGCGGTAAGGCGGTAAGGCGGTGCGGCGGTGAAGCGCCCGGCCCTCACCGCGCCGGAGCTCGCCCCTCTCGCCCCCCGCCCTCGCGTCCACCCCGCCCCACCGGCTCCCGCACCCACCAAACTCCCGTACCCACCGAGAAGGAAATACCGGACATGCCCGCTCAGACACCTCCACCGGACGGCCGGAACCGCGTACCCGCCCGCGAGAACGCCTCGGGCGGCCGGAACGGTGACGCGTGAACGCCGGGCCCGCGGACCTGCTGCGCCGCCTGTGCGACACCACCTCGGCCAGGCTCTCCGGCGCGGAGCTGCGCGAGCGGGTGGGGCAGGTGCGCGCCGGCCTCGACGCGCCGCTGCGGGTCGCGGTGGCGGGCGCGGTGAGCAGCGGCAAGTCGACGCTGGTGAACGCGCTGCTCGGGCTGCCCGTCGCCCCGGTGGACGCGGGCGAGTGCACCTTCGTGGTCACCCAGTACGAGTACGGCGAGGACGACGGCCACATCACGGTCGAGCTCACCGACGGCGGAGTGGCCCACTCCCGGCTGCTGCCGGGGCACCGGCTCCCCTCCGAGTTCGGCGTCGACGTGGCCCGGATCCGGC
This region of Streptosporangium sp. NBC_01495 genomic DNA includes:
- the grpE gene encoding nucleotide exchange factor GrpE, which translates into the protein MRDRRAFLPLLLAWPVLTGCGAVTGPGGEAVGAPSVPLRDGGVRPLDPGEAGTVTVGTPFGFLPPPLVLAVAAGALAVVTVVAVGLYLRHRDRRPTPRAPLPGTWRAAPVPPGTPPFPAGGAGPAPGRPGADHAAPSADPGADPSADPLAGALAEVAASGISAALTQQVERLLAGGRPGREALVAACVDYRDQLAERHPRLAGTLLEALNRAGIREIVADGRRFDPRLHEAAGTEPAGRPELHDIVAETVRRGYADGERVIRVPRVVVYRHGSPDPGAERR